A window of the Canis lupus baileyi chromosome 8, mCanLup2.hap1, whole genome shotgun sequence genome harbors these coding sequences:
- the NTAN1 gene encoding protein N-terminal asparagine amidohydrolase isoform X1, with amino-acid sequence MPLLVEGRRVRLPQSAGDLVRAHPRLEERARLLRGQSVQQVGPQGLLYVQQRELAVTSPKDGSISILGSDDATTCHIVVLRHTGNGATCLTHCDGTDTKAEVPLIMSSIKSFSDHAQGGRLEVHLVGGFSDDRQLSQKLTHQLLSEFDRQEEDIHLVTLCVTELNDREENENHFPIIYGIAVNIKTAEIYRASFPDRGPEEELRAARALTGGPMISIYDAETEQLRIGPYSWMPFPHVDFWLQQDDQQILENLSTSPLAEPPHFVQHIRSTLMFLKKHPSPTSALFPGNKALLYKKNEGGLWEKISCPGS; translated from the exons ATGCCGCTGCTCGTCGAGGGGCGGCGGGTGCGGCTGCCGCAGTCGGCCGGGGACCTCGTGCGAGCCCACCCGCGGCTGGAG gaAAGAGCCAGACTTCTCAGAGGTCAGTCTGTTCAACAAGTGGGACCCCAGGGCCTTCTGTATGTTCAGCAAAGAGAGCTTGCAGTGACCTCCCCAAAGGATG GCTCCATCTCCATTCTGGGTTCTGACGATGCCACCACTTGTCACATTGTGGTCCTGAGGCACACAG GTAATGGGGCGACCTGCTTGACCCACTGTGATGGAACCGACACCAAAGCGGAGGTCCCCTTGATCATGAGCTCCATCAAATCCTTCTCCGACCACGCTCAGGGTGGAAG GCTGGAGGTGCACCTCGTGGGAGGCTTCAGTGACGACAGGCAGTTGTCACAAAAACTTACTCACCAGCTTCTTA GTGAATTTGACAGACAAGAGGAGGACATTCACCTAGTGACATTGTGTGTGACAG AATTAAACGAccgggaagaaaatgaaaaccacttTCCAATAATTTATGGCATTG CGGTCAACATCAAGACTGCGGAGATTTACAGAGCGTCCTTCCCAGATCGGGGCCCAGAGGAGGAGCTGCGTGCCGCCCGAGCTTTAACAGGAGGACCA ATGATTAGTATTTACGACGCAGAGACAGAACAGCTTCGTATAGGACCGTATTCCTGGATGCCATTTCCACACGTGGATTTCTGGCTGCAGCAAGATGATCAGCAAATACTAGAG AATCTTTCCACTTCACCTCTGGCTGAGCCGCCCCACTTTGTGCAACATATTAGATCTaccttgatgtttttaaaaaaacacccatCTCCAACCAGTGCACTGTTTCCTGGAAACAAAGCTCTGCTCTACAAGAAGAATGAAGGTGGCTTATGGGAAAAGATCTCTTGTCCAGGAAGCTGA
- the NTAN1 gene encoding protein N-terminal asparagine amidohydrolase isoform X2 yields MSSIKSFSDHAQGGRLEVHLVGGFSDDRQLSQKLTHQLLSEFDRQEEDIHLVTLCVTELNDREENENHFPIIYGIAVNIKTAEIYRASFPDRGPEEELRAARALTGGPMISIYDAETEQLRIGPYSWMPFPHVDFWLQQDDQQILENLSTSPLAEPPHFVQHIRSTLMFLKKHPSPTSALFPGNKALLYKKNEGGLWEKISCPGS; encoded by the exons ATGAGCTCCATCAAATCCTTCTCCGACCACGCTCAGGGTGGAAG GCTGGAGGTGCACCTCGTGGGAGGCTTCAGTGACGACAGGCAGTTGTCACAAAAACTTACTCACCAGCTTCTTA GTGAATTTGACAGACAAGAGGAGGACATTCACCTAGTGACATTGTGTGTGACAG AATTAAACGAccgggaagaaaatgaaaaccacttTCCAATAATTTATGGCATTG CGGTCAACATCAAGACTGCGGAGATTTACAGAGCGTCCTTCCCAGATCGGGGCCCAGAGGAGGAGCTGCGTGCCGCCCGAGCTTTAACAGGAGGACCA ATGATTAGTATTTACGACGCAGAGACAGAACAGCTTCGTATAGGACCGTATTCCTGGATGCCATTTCCACACGTGGATTTCTGGCTGCAGCAAGATGATCAGCAAATACTAGAG AATCTTTCCACTTCACCTCTGGCTGAGCCGCCCCACTTTGTGCAACATATTAGATCTaccttgatgtttttaaaaaaacacccatCTCCAACCAGTGCACTGTTTCCTGGAAACAAAGCTCTGCTCTACAAGAAGAATGAAGGTGGCTTATGGGAAAAGATCTCTTGTCCAGGAAGCTGA